In Candidatus Flexicrinis proximus, the genomic window AACGGCTTGCCCCTTATGACCGCGCTGAGACTTACTGTATGCCAACTGCACAACGACCCGGCCCAGTTTGAACACGACTGGCGCGGTCTGGTGTCGCACGTCCACGCTGAGAAACCCAACCTTATCCTGCTGCCTGAAATGCCGTTTGGCCCGTGGTTCGTCGCCACCCGCGAGTATTCGGTGGAAACGTGGAACGAGATGGTCCACTTGCACGAGCAGTGGCTCAAGCGCCTGCCCGAACTGGGTTCCGCTGCAGTGATGTCGAGCGCCCCATCAACGAAGGCGAAAACCGCTACAACGAAGGCTTCATCTGGGACGCTGAAAACGGGTATCGTGCGGCGCATCGAAAGGCATACTTGCCCGACGAGGAAGGCTTCTGGGAGGCGTCGTGGTACCAGCGCGGTCCGCGCACCTACACCAGCCTTGAGGCCCATGGCGCGCGTATCGGGTTTCTGATCTGCACAGAGATGTGGTTTAACGAGCACGCGCGTGCCTATGGTAAGCAGGGCGCGCATCTGATCGTAACGTCGCGCATGACCGAACCGGCAACCCTCGGCAAGTGGATGACCGGCGGGCGGGGCGGTGGCGGTCGTCAGCGGCGCCTATCACGCCTCGTCGACGCGCTACGGGACACTCCAGGCTGGCGGAGTCGGGTGGGTCATTGCGCCGGACGGCGATGTGGTCGCGCTCACCAGTGATGCCACGCTCTACCGGACCGTCAGCATCGACCTCGACCTCGCGGAACGCTCCAAGCAAACCTACCCGCGCTATGTGGACGAATAACCAGCATCAGAACGGTTCATTGGGCAGGGCAGCAACCCCGAGGGGCCGCGGCAGCAAACCGCACGAAATCGGCGCAGTAGAAGTAATCCCGGATCGCGCCGATCTCCCCGCCAACGAAACCCAGCTCGACCAACCAGCCCAACGCTTCCTCGCCCGTCGGCTGCCTCACAAAGACGAAGAACACCGGGCGTCCCTCCAGTGTCCCCGCGCGTGCCCACTGTTCTTTGGTGTCCCGCACCCATGCCCCGAGCGACCCCGACTTGATGGTCTCGCGCCCATATTCGACAAAGACACCCAGGATATCGGAAACGGCCTCCGGCTGGGGAGCGCGATCAGCGCGTCCAGATCACGCCGGTTGAAGGCATCGAGGTAGGGACAGCACCAGCGCATCATTAGGGGCGGGATCGATGCGAGCGAGATTAGCCGGACCGGCAGACAGCGCCTCGCGCCCTTTCAGCGCCACCCTCGCCCGGCTCAACATAGCTTTCGCAGCACCGGGCGTAACACGCAGTATGCGGGCGATCTCTGTCATACTGAGGTCGAAAACGTCAGCCAGCAGGCAGACGACGCGCTGACGGGTGGGAGTACCGTCACCATACGTTCGATGGCCGCGCGGGTTGCGATCGGATCGGCCTCGACAGGGGTTCTTCGGCGGCAAAAGTCGTCATCGAGCACCTCATCAACTCCAGTGGCTCGCCGCTTCGCGTCGATCCAGGCATTGGACGCGATGCGAAACAGGTACGGCTTGACGGCGACGGGCTGAAAGAGGGTCGAGAGCCGCGCAAACGCCCTGAGCAGGGTCTCCCTGCACCAGATCTTCGGCGTCCCACGCCGAGCCTGCCAGATACGACAGTAACGCCACAGGTCGGAGCGATGCGGCTCGACCAATGCGT contains:
- a CDS encoding sigma-70 region 4 domain-containing protein, translated to MPPKNPCRGRSDRNPRGHRTYGDGTPTRQRVVCLLADVFDLSMTEIARILRVTPGAAKAMLSRARVALKGREALSAGPANLARIDPAPNDALVLSLPRCLQPA